The Solanum lycopersicum chromosome 8, SLM_r2.1 DNA segment ctTTTATTTAAGTACTTATTGATATTGATatgtaatttcattttaattcttttcataaCCGCGCAAAGAGCGGCTAAGTACACTAGTTCAATATAATTGAAAAACTTAAGAGGGAAAATCCTCCCCCCCCctccaaaaaattaataataatagtaaatgtGATTCCTGACCTATGAAGGGTGTCACATCAGCGGGCTTATGTTCCTgctttatattaatatatatatttcaaaaataattttaataattaataaattctgTTTTTATCGTGTTGACACGTAGGTATTTTTACttctcatattatatatatagataagtTCGaatgattataaatatttttttaattctccaAATCCATTTAGTGTAATTTGATGATTTcactaatatttattttccattttttggggtttttcttatttaatgtaGTTCGTCGATTGATtacttgaactattttttttaaaaaaaaagattaaggtATTTGAACAATTTAACTATCCTTAAATTTAggtcaaatttcaaaatatatttgatcaaCAAGAAATTAGAAATAACATCATGACATTAAGGATCTCAATAATGATACATCACACCTCATAATAAATAACAATCCTCAAATATTAGTATTTAGACTTTAACCATTGGTGACCTCTTAAAGTCGACACAtattttcacttagacaccttaaataagttttgttcattttaaacacctTATATCAAGtcttattatgttattttaacatttttgctgatatgatatgatgagtATAATACAATTATAAAAAGTGTGTGAAGGCATTTTaagccaatttttatttttttccttcttctttcctATTTTTGGGCCACCATTTTCCCTTACCTTAAGGTTCTTCACTGGTGAAAAGTGTTGAGAGTGATTTTAGAGTTTATTTAAACTTCTCTATGTGGATAGTGGATTAAATTTGATGGTCAAATTGGTAaagaattttattgttaaatCATAATAGTTCAAATTATATGGTTGAAAGTCATCATTACGACttcactaacaattttttttctagatttgACAATTGATTGAGTATAATTTGACCTCaattattatctcaaattctttattaaaatGACAGTCCTTagtttagaagaagaaaaaatgaccacttttttagtttataatgGAATCATCCTACTAATAAAACTAAAAAGCATAAAGATACGACGGTTGGCGGAGAAGACAAAGAGGGTTGGATTTAATTTGTTAGAGAAGACGACAAGGgttggggtgggtgggtggggggagTTCtgcaaaagtaatttttttttaaaaaaaataatttagtccTCTCTAATAATTATTTGGGCAAAAATGTCAGGTGTCATTGATTCATTGactaatttttagttttattcaaaattcattgTTAAAGATTTGTCTTTGTGTCAAATGATAAATgtccttatttaattttgtacttTGACACGTCATCAACGAATGAGTTACactcactttaaattttttacttattgtgaaaaaatgtcaaaatgacacaataaacttgaaataaggtgtctaaaatgaataaaatctaGTTAATGTGCCCAAGTGAAAGTTTGTGCCAGCTTTAGGGGGCCATCAATGAGTTAGACCTATTATTTAATTCGAATAGTCAAATGAAATAGAAAgtcctataaaaaaaaatatctttcgaAGGTTATTTATATTGactcaattatataaaatagaaaatttcataataattcaAGTATAATACGAAAGAAATCTTTTGTAAAGTTTTAAATCAAACCGAAAATTAGATGAGAATCATGAATCAAACACttaataaaaagtaatattCACATTACTAATCCTTACTAATTTCTACATTACTAATTTATGCATTACTAATCCCTACATTATTGATATTTGTACAAAACAGCCCCTTAATTTTAAGTAcattttttatcttaatttttttttctcaataataTCTCATTCAGAAGATATGAAGAGGGTAGGAACTTGGGTGAAATTTATTTGAAGGTTCCCCAAAATAGTTTCGAAGTTTCTGAAATGTTCTTTTCTCCATCTTATTTctgcaatatatattttttcccctTAAATTACTCCATTCTTGTTTGAACCCAAACACACCCctaaaaaataggaaaacagAACACAAGAAGGCGCTCAAAACCCAGTGTCACTCAATTTCTACCATTGTTAAAGAGCTTTTCGGCGATGACCCTTTGATCTTATCCTTCAATGGAGCTTCGTCCCAGACACAGGCAACCATTTTCTGGCTTTACAGAAGCGGAGGTGCTTTAcccatttcaaaattttgtttttcttggtcccattttattttttcttaaaaaaacttttttttaagtttggCCTTACTGGGCATTCGAGACAATTGATCgtttatatgtatgtaaaaTTTTCTGTTGCAGTagaataatcaaaatatatacgTCTCCCTTTCCAAAATTGTATTAGAGAGCATGCAGAGTTAAGACATAGTAGTAATATTATTAGAATAGATGAAAGGTTTTTGGATGATGTATGACATAATCAGCAATTTTTTTGTGAACCCTTTTTTTAGAAAAGAGCTTATAGTTGTGTCATGTGTGTTTTGTTAAAAGTGTTTGAAACccctatttctttttttggctTAACTTGAAGATTGTATTTATTTCTCTTTGGGAGTCTTTATAAGCTGTCTTATTAATTGGTTTTATGTATGCGTATTGTCTGGTCTAATTCATGAAGATGGTTGAACATATTCTATACTGTGCTGCACTCAAGGGTGTGGCTTAGTGGTCAAAACTTAGACTAGGCAATTCTTCCTCTATGTCCTGCCCTTGGTAGACAAGAGGTACTTGATACCTGTTACTGGTGGGAGATGACAAGTGTACCGtagaattagtcgaggtgcgtGAAAGTTGGCCCCGACACCACAatcataaagaaataaaaaactcTATAGTGCCCTGTGGAACTGAACAAAGATTGATGTAGTTAGGGTTTGTTTGGTAGCTGGTTAGAATTGTGCAGgtataatttatcatattattaagTTGCTTCTTAACTAGCTACCAAATGACCTCTTAGTGCTCTACATCACACAGTTGGTTTGGCTTGCGGAAAGGGTTTTTGGTTTTATTGGGGTGTGGTCCTCCTTCCTCTTACCACTAAAATAGAATGCAGGACAGTTGGTTGATAGTATAAATTAGAAGTTGTGTAAAATCTAGGTAAATGCATATTTCCTTCtacttaatcaaaattttaatttagaagttGTGGTCTATGAAGAGTTGTGCAACCAGCAATACGTTAAGGAAGTTAATGTTGAGCCTTAGAGGTCCAATATATCTACAAGGTGAATGGCGTATTAATATGCATACTTGAAACAGTTTACATTTTTGTACAAGATtggacaaaataaaaaatgatcacTTATAACAGCAGATGCGAATAGCAAATAAAATGAGAGAGGTTTACCTCGATGATATCTCTGTTGGCTTCTTTGGGCATTATGAACTAGCTGTTGTTTGAAATTTGCAAAATGATGTGCATCTGCAACTTTAGCAAAACATATTggaattaataattttgtttagtTACTATTTTGTAAATCGCAATTTTTTCACATATCTTGTTATTCAAGCAGATTGAGAAAATGGAGAACGAACTTAAGCAATCAGAAGAACATGATTTTGACCAACATTTCTGCAAGAAATTGGCAGGGGCTTTCAGGTGAGTTGCACTTTCTACATCATGTTTTGTTTCTTGTTGAATGatcaacaacaatattttatataaatttgtcATCAACATATTCTTTTACATTTTTGCAGTCACTCTAAAGGTCGTGCAGGAAAACCAATCGTGAAATGGACTGAGGTTCATAGTTCAATGTACTTATTCCCGTATCTGATATTCTTGGTTGAATGTCCTTATAGAACTAAGTCCTACTATTTCTCTTGAATTTAGGTCCAAACTTGGCTCCAGAATAGGCAGAAAAGCTGTCTCTCAAAGTATAATTCAGCAGAGGCTAAGAGGAAACTGCCTGATGTGACAAAAGAATGTtctttagaagaagaaaaacaaagatttCATATGCCTGAAGGTGTCAGTTGATCTATGTTTGTTATGAAAGTAAATTATCTGACATAATAGTTTTTAATGGAACATTGTTTTGCGGGTGCAGAAATTCCCTTCTACCTCTTCTTTCTTCCCTGGCTGAccatttgaaaagtttagagttGAGACTAAAGCACTACAAATGTTACTCTACCGCAAgaatataataatgtatataaattaaGGATATCTCATGCCTTCATGTTTAATAAtcactatttcaaaaaaataattgttttgttCTTAGTTCAGAAATTTTGTTAGAGTTATGCATTAGTTGATAttgtatagtttatttttgGATCAGTTGTCAAATTAACTTTTGCAATGTTACTCTATGCGGAGCCTTTTGACATCTCTAAAGCTCCAAGTACATTCAGCAATTTAACATCCCCGATATTAAACTGATTGTAAATATTTGGTCTTTCATTCAGTTATCCATGTTAGATTTTCCTCTACGCATTTGCCTCCAAGTTCTTAATCTCTCTTAGTATAACTGGATTTGTTCCTCTATCTCATTTGTATGGTGACTTATCCTTGAAAGATGCTCAAAGTTACTTCTCGTGAATAGTACCTCAAACACCAAGCACGGAATTCAAAAGTTTCACTTGCAAAAAGAATTTCTGTCAGTTGTATGATCTGTGATAATTCTGCGTGAGACTGATCTTCTTACAGGATGAGATGGAAATATACCATGCCTTCTATCCTTTGCTATCAATTCATAATCCTCCCTGTATTGCTGTTGTTTCACAAGTTCACTCAAATGACAAAATTGTTTCATTTCCTTTTGGGTCCTGTTCTGTATGCCATACTTTTTTCGTAGTTTTCTTTGTTCATTAAGCTACAGAGAGTCAAACTATTTTGTCTGTTGTGCTCATTCTGCCTTACTTTTGTCTCCTATTCTTGCCAATCACTTTTATCAACTCTAATGGAAGTCTTAAGATTTATTTAAAGGTACATTCTACTTGTccttgtcaaaaaaaaaaagttacattcTACTCGCATTGAATGTCAATGGTGAAGGAGAGACTGTTTGTTGGTTTCCTCCATCTGAAAAAGTATACTTCTTTAAGGATCCAGTTTGTGAAAATCTTGTCAGTAATTGCTAAATAAGGAATTACCTAAGGACATATTTCATTGTTTTGAACCACTCTCTTTTGCCAAGTAATTAGTTCTACTTATGCTCCCTTCACTTCTAAACCTGCTAATTTTGTCACTTACATAGTACAACAAATTCTTTTCCAGGTAAGAAGATTCCAGATCTGTCAGACTTACAATTTGAGGCTAGGTCTTCAGTAGATGGGGCGTGGTAAGCCTACATTAGCAAGCCAGAACGTCTCAACTTTTTTCTTATCAATAAAGATGATTACTGGCTACACGACCACTTTAGCATTAACTTTGGATGCATTTTCAACTTTTCTGCATTAAGCCATTAAAATGAAATGCAAGAATGGAATGCTGTTTGGATATTTCTGTTTCTAGACTCTCTTCTTTGACCTGTAAaaagaatctaaaaataaagaaaaagaaatgatagaAAAGAAGAAAGTTTCTCTTTACTGCTGAGCAACTACACTGGCACCATTGTGAAGTCAatatctcaaagggttccatcggAATGATGTTATTGTAAATTAACATCTATTCACTATCTTAATTttctattgtttatttttaggagttttctctaaatttttggTGCTTTTCCTTGTGAGAATTGTGGTCAATGATTGTTGGTTGTAAAATATTTTACGTTTTAGAGCGCAGCTGTATTACGATCCTCCCTTCCTGTAAACATGCAATATGGTGAATGTTAAAGGAAATGTATTTTGAAGTTCTTACTCTTTGGTCCTTGATAGCTAGAATTATCCAAGCCCTTCTATCACCATTTACGGCTTAGGTCATTAAATTTTGTAGGGCTACCCAACATATTGTTCCTTCAGAGCTGATGCTTGACAATAACCATCTAGTGTCATGTGGCACATAAGGTATGGAGGTCGCGGGTAAGGATAGATGGTTAGTAGGTAGTTAGGGGTTTTCTCATTACTAGCCTTTTCATATAGTCTTTGGCTTTTTGTACCTGTTATCACATGGTGTTATTGTAGTCTTATTTTTAATACCGTACATCGTCAGTTGTTTACAGTGCTTCAATCATTGCACTATTGTTGGTTCACCTTGTTAGTTGCTATATTCTCTACACTGTATTTACTCTACTCGAACCCGGGGTGtttcggaaacaacctctccTCCTCTATGAGAGGTAAGGTCTGCATACACTCTACCCACGGGTGTTGTTTCTTAAGAGGCTTTTGCTCCAGAATAATTACTCACGAAACCAAtgtttttagattaaaattggAGCTTAAGTCCCTTTTATTTTGGAGCTGTTTCATGAATTTCTTAGCAGACAACAACCACGAAATGTAGCTTGATTCATACCTGTCAATTCAAAACTGAAATTCAAGAATTTTGGAAGAATTTTTCTTCATCAAACCTTAACCCTCAACAGACAGGCCCACATTATCCCGTTTACAAAGAAAGGAGCAAAAGAAGGGAAGGAGATATCCATGTCCTAAACGCTGTATTTCTTGTGTGTTTGAACTGAAAGTTGATTCACAGTGGTGACAATCTGCTCTTACTCTCATGAAAGgctaatgatttttttgttaatgcTTTAGTACTACCTAGTATTTTTCACTTTAATGAATGCATCTGTTGGTGGGGTTAATGAAGTAAGATGCTTATGGTGTTTGACAGGTACGATGTTGATACATTTACCTCACACCGGTTTCTTGAATCAGGAGAACCTGTAAGTAGTGCAAATTGATCGAATTTGCTGCATACTTGAAGGAGATGTTAGAAATAACACTAGTCAAAATAGAATCCAGGAAGTGAATGCTGCTTGACATTTTGTGAAATATTATGTGCTGCAGGAAGTTCTTGTGAGATATGTGGGATTTGGACCAGAGGAGGACGAGTGGATAAATGTAAGGAAGTCAGTCCGTGAACGATCTGTAGCTCTTGAAAATAAAGAATGTATCAAAGTCAGGGTTGGGGATTCTGCTTTGTGCTTCCAGGTACCCCTGTTCTTCCATCCACGGAAATCTCTTTTCCTATTGTTCTAGGAAAAGAGATCAACTAGAAAAGCGAATAACTTCTTGGGCTAGTGTTGTTGATAGAGTGTAAAATGAGACTATAAATTCACCATTGTGGCCTCTAGGAGGAAGATAATATTTACTCGTTACAGTATGGGTTTTTCGTATTTTGATTTAATCAGGAGGGGAAGGACAATGCTAGATATGTTGAAGCTCGTATTCTAgaaattcaaaagaaatttcATGACATAAGGGGCTGCAGATGTCTCTTTGTGATTCAATATGATCATGATAACACACAGGTGCGTATTCATAACTCGAGAATATCTCCACATTAATTATCATGTTTCATTGGAgatgattttatgttgttacattttgttctttcttgctTCAGGAAATTGTCAATTTGAGGAGACTGTGTTTCCGGCCAAGCATATTAAGGCGTTTGTCACAGATTTAGTTTTTGAGTATGTTTGGTGCAGCCCACATGTTTTGCCTTGGCGTTgcacatatattatattattttgctcCTTGCGGCCATATTTAATCTTAGACCAATATATATATGCTTAGTTCATAATGTAGCTGGAGATCATATGCCTATTATATCGTATATCCGTGTTCTGGAGGTTGAACAGTTGTGTGTGTCAAACCGTTTCGTATAACTCTTCTAGGTGGTCAGTGCAGTTTCAAGTTTTGGAAGAAATGATATATAAAAGTGCATTTGTTCAAGTGTATATTGAGTATTTAAGCACTCATACAACCATGCCTAATGCActtattttttgttcttattactaggaattattttcttcttgttcctCAATTTTATTACTCTCTTGGCTATTTTGATGTCAATGTTTCTCTGTTCTTACCATTTTCGTTTGAACCTCtttcactttatatattttaaatctgTTTTGAAATATTGTTCTTGGCCGGAGGGTCTATCAGAAATAATTTCACAGGTTAGATTTGTGGTATTGTTACTACTAGGAACAAATATTAAGATATTCAGATCTTGAAAGCAAACGAACTTGATTACTAAAATTACAATGATTAAGATTAAAGACTTTCATTAAGTATAAACAGATGAGGCTAACTTTGATCATATTATGACATTAACTGCCACATAAAACAAGGTGGGTTAACATTCCAATTTGTAATTCTTCGATGTGAAATCaaatgaaaagtaaataaaaacaGAATTGCTAATTAGAAGGAAGACAATGCAAAACCTTGTTGCTAAAAAGAATCACAATATTTTAGATATATGTAGAATGAACATAATTGGTTTATATTGGGGTGATTTAGAGAGTTTTATTGAGAGTTGTGTGAATCGTACATGATTTTGTGAAGAATTTGTTAATATTTGAcaatttttaacaaaagaaataatgttgtcaaattttaaataatcgaGAGATGTTTTTTctgttaagaaaaataattcaagtatGTATTTCAAATTATGgtataatttaagaatatcTTTGACGAATCAAAATAGTATGCAATTCAAATTGGTCAATTTATCATGAGAAGCtaagtattttaatttcttatgttTTGCTAAGAAGATCTACCTTAAGTAGCAAAAATGCTCATTGAACtcaatttatctattttagaATCTAGGTGAATAATACTAACTATTCAACaaatttgattgattgataCAAGTTATGGTAAACTGATGAAAAATAATAgccaatttttttaaaggtaTTTATTGtgaaataagataaataaaaattctgGAAAGAATGGGATATTTTTTAGTATGAATAGTTATGCAGAATAGCAAAGATTTAGGATATATTAGGTTAGTGCTATATAGTGTAAGAAAATATAGTTCGCGATTCTTCCTATTGGCCTGACTTGTATAGTTGGAttgatttgtataaattcagAGCACAATTCAATTTGTGATTGTATAATCtagaattttgtatatgttttactttagttatttgtatattatttatataaaaatcacCTTGAACAAAATTCTGAGAAATTCTTAAATTGAGCTACATTCACTGCAGAAAGCATGTGAAATCAAACAAAGTTTTACATTGTAGCTAGTGCTTCTGTTAGAAGATTGAGATTGaagtatttttgaaattgaatttgtaGATTGATGGTTAAGAGTCAGTTGGTCCATAACAAAGGGCTGAAATGTAAAGGTTGTTATCCCACTTCTCCTGCAAACAGTAAGATGGATACGTATAGTTAGGTCCAGAAAGAGGGAGGGAAAATGATTGTAAAGGAAAATAGGACCTTGAGATGAGTGATTGTAAAAGCACTCGTACGAACTGTCTCTTGCGCCACATTCACACCTTCCTTTGTTGGAAGACTTAGAACTACAGCAGTTTGATCCATGGTTGCCGCAGTTGATGTGATACGGTAACCAGCATTCCACCTCTTATGAATCCCTTCACTAGGATACACAAAATCTAATTCCACTACCTGATACACACACAATTAATCATCACACCATTACACAAACAGGATTATATTTGTAACATAACAATTGCATGCCCATCTACTTTCTCCATCCATATAATAATACCTGGTGAGAGAAGCCAACCCCACGTGACATAACAACTGCCCATCTACCTCTTCCTGCAGTTGCCATAGACGTAACATAATACCCATCCTTCCATCTTTTAGCGATCCAATCGAAAGGAAATGACTCCGTCACTTTGTACGTCTGTTGCACATATGGACCACCTGTGATCACATCAATTATTTACTTCAGTCATATAACAACTGCGTACCTTGATTGTTCAAAATTACACTCACCCTTTGACATCACTATTAAGCACCTCTCATCATGAGCTCCTGCAATGGAGCTAATAAAATACTTCTTCTCCCATTGCTCAAAAATCCACTCCTATATATATTCACACATATTAGAAATGATTATTTTAACTGAAAACAACGGGAATGCTATTCAATACCTTGGGAATAAAAGAAGGTGACAAGTAATGAATTTGGGATCGGAACCCAGTCCCTTCATCCAAAACTAAGAACCAAGAGTCAAAACAACAAGCAACACCACTGATGAACAGTCCGTCCCTATGTCCTATCGCAACGTGCTGAGACACCCTCGTATCATCAACATTACAATGATACCTATATATAATTGCAATGCACTTGTTGTATTAATTACACCAGCTAATGAAACACCAACAAATATCAGGAACAAGTATATATACAAACCTTTGCTTCATAGGGCGACGGGCACTGAAAACAGTAATCCATTGTCTTGCACGCATTCCAATCCGTactttcttctttgtttcttcATCCTCATCGACTGCTATACTAACTCGTCCTCTCTTCTGTCCGACTTGATAAACAAGCTTCAATAACATAAAATGGGTTACAAGATTCTTCGAATTCAAGATAACATGAGGGTTTTGAAGATGTCAAGTATACCTTCTGTGCACCATCAGTGTTGATTGGTCTGGTGTCCGGATTTGGACCTACTATCTCGTCGAACAATGAGATATACTTCGCATAATTAGGCTCCTCATCAAACTTTAGGTTCACAACATATTCCACAAACTGTTTAAATGCAGCAGGGCAGAAGCAGCAAAGTGTTTCTGGAGAAGTTGACATCTTTTTCTTACAGACAAGGAAATCTTTATTATCACCCTACAAAGATCACAATCATGTGTCACCAAACAAGCTATTAAAAGTAATACAACATTCAAGAGGTGGTTCAAGAAACTCTATGCGTTCGACCTTTAAGTTTCTTTAACCACATAACCTAGCACTTCTGTTTAATGTAAAATCAGTGGGTTTTATATAAAAACTTTATGCCCCGCATGAAACATATCGGGTTCATATGGACcgaattgtaacgacctgttcaCGTCGTTATAGAAATCCAACGGGGAAAGAATTGGGATCTGAAAATTTTTTGATAGTAACTTGAAATTTCCTAGCCCAGTCTAGATTTGGACGAAGTCGGAGTAAGTGAGGTCTAAAGAAATCTGGTAAAAAAAACGAGAGATCTAATAATGAATTTGATTGCATGAGCGGATATCTAAGGCGTTAAGGAACCCATACGACCTTACAGAATTGAATTCGGGTGTTCGAAACTGATCCTAGCGTGAACGGGTTGTTTTTGAATGTCAAAAGTTGAGGTTGTATTGTGAAATGGGGGTTTGGAAATTAAATTTAGCTCTCTGTTTCCGTGCAAGCCACATCGGCGGGACCGCTGTGGTGGGATGGGGGCCAC contains these protein-coding regions:
- the LOC101249392 gene encoding casein kinase 1-like protein HD16, which translates into the protein MRIECGGNSTLGERNKKNKEVVLVDINEEENVVKKMSEPDKKEVEEGVGVLKDEVGEKRMDEDENGSRSGDKGLGDKEEGSLVRLPKRIQVGESPPYKIDRKLGEGGFGQVYVGRRLSPPHPHERNGAGAIEVALKFEHKSSKGCNYGPPYEWQVYDTLGGCHGIPRVYYKGRQDDYYIMVMDMLGPSLLDVWNNNAHMMSIEMVACIAIEAISILEKLHSREYIHGDVKPENFVLGKPGTPDEKKLFLVDLGLATKWRDTFSGLHVKYDQRPDIFRGTLRYASVHAHLGRTGSRRNDLESLAYTLIFLLQGRLPWQGYQGDNKDFLVCKKKMSTSPETLCCFCPAAFKQFVEYVVNLKFDEEPNYAKYISLFDEIVGPNPDTRPINTDGAQKLVYQVGQKRGRVSIAVDEDEETKKKVRIGMRARQWITVFSARRPMKQRYHCNVDDTRVSQHVAIGHRDGLFISGVACCFDSWFLVLDEGTGFRSQIHYLSPSFIPKEWIFEQWEKKYFISSIAGAHDERCLIVMSKGGPYVQQTYKVTESFPFDWIAKRWKDGYYVTSMATAGRGRWAVVMSRGVGFSHQVVELDFVYPSEGIHKRWNAGYRITSTAATMDQTAVVLSLPTKEGVNVAQETVRTSAFTITHLKEKWDNNLYISALCYGPTDS
- the LOC101249746 gene encoding protein SAWADEE HOMEODOMAIN HOMOLOG 2-like; its protein translation is MELRPRHRQPFSGFTEAEIEKMENELKQSEEHDFDQHFCKKLAGAFSHSKGRAGKPIVKWTEVQTWLQNRQKSCLSKYNSAEAKRKLPDVTKECSLEEEKQRFHMPEGKKIPDLSDLQFEARSSVDGAWYDVDTFTSHRFLESGEPEVLVRYVGFGPEEDEWINVRKSVRERSVALENKECIKVRVGDSALCFQEGKDNARYVEARILEIQKKFHDIRGCRCLFVIQYDHDNTQEIVNLRRLCFRPSILRRLSQI